From Parasphaerochaeta coccoides DSM 17374, a single genomic window includes:
- the rnc gene encoding ribonuclease III: protein MKIALSRKMDFGKAPPVSPERKRELLYFQKNAGIKFHSLELLNLAFTHRSFFNESRHEVDNNERLEFLGDSVLGFMVSEWLFLNLPARHEGDFSKIRSYVVNEDSLAEIALSLHVDRFLIIGKGEEMNGGRTKKTILADCMEAIFAAYYLDAGLKPVQELILRHLVPAIMVVLDDRHKKDYKTLLQEIIQKRYHKYPVYELLRTSGPEHDRTFWVQVNVVGNIFGPASGANKKEAEQNAACAAYEALTGHHNKDTE from the coding sequence ATGAAGATTGCGTTGTCACGCAAGATGGATTTTGGTAAAGCTCCCCCTGTCTCTCCGGAGAGAAAAAGGGAGCTTTTGTATTTCCAGAAGAATGCAGGTATAAAATTTCACAGTCTTGAACTGTTGAACCTTGCTTTCACCCACCGTTCTTTCTTTAACGAAAGCCGCCATGAGGTGGATAACAATGAACGTTTGGAATTTCTCGGTGACAGCGTGTTGGGTTTCATGGTCAGTGAATGGCTTTTCCTTAATCTGCCTGCCCGTCATGAGGGTGACTTTTCCAAGATACGTAGTTATGTAGTCAATGAGGACAGTCTTGCGGAGATTGCCCTGAGTCTTCATGTGGATCGTTTCCTCATCATAGGAAAAGGCGAGGAGATGAATGGCGGCAGAACCAAGAAAACAATCCTTGCGGACTGCATGGAAGCAATCTTTGCCGCTTATTATCTTGATGCGGGGCTTAAGCCTGTTCAGGAACTTATCCTGCGGCACCTGGTTCCCGCCATCATGGTTGTACTTGATGACAGGCATAAGAAAGATTACAAGACGCTTCTCCAGGAAATTATCCAGAAACGCTATCACAAGTACCCCGTCTATGAGCTGCTTAGGACATCAGGTCCTGAACACGACCGTACTTTCTGGGTACAGGTCAATGTAGTAGGGAACATCTTTGGTCCTGCATCCGGCGCAAATAAAAAAGAAGCCGAACAGAATGCGGCATGCGCTGCGTATGAAGCGCTTACTGGCCACCACAATAAAGATACAGAGTAA
- a CDS encoding CCA tRNA nucleotidyltransferase: MKNYPVPAHIQEFSSFFARKGLSLYIVGGAVRDWLLGIRNEDFDFATDAMPEEVMDTFHKVIPTGIKHGTVTVLFRKQQYEVTTFRVDGDYSDGRHPDSVAFVRNLEQDLARRDFTINALAVNAYTGVLTDLHDGIGDLKRKVIRAIGDPEARLSEDALRIVRACRFAGKLGFAIEDKTFTAMKKLSPGLEAVSGERIHEELSRMLLGARPSACLRLLQECDALKIFMPELDACVGIEQGGYHIHDVFTHSLLACDAAAKNGASLNVRYAALFHDIGKPETRGGTIAGGHTFYKHEFVSERLTAMVCERLKFSRADTERILLLVRSHMLHYTEDWTDAAVRRFIRRIGVDALDELFALHMADQEAIAGKSSMLTLGRLPDRIREQLHAGTALSVKDLTVDGKVLMAAGIPAGRHMGTIFQDLLELVTDSPEKNTPEILIAEAQMRYRKIKEQSSTLSGT; the protein is encoded by the coding sequence GTGAAAAACTATCCTGTGCCTGCTCATATCCAAGAATTTTCCTCCTTCTTCGCACGGAAGGGACTTTCCCTCTATATTGTGGGAGGAGCTGTCCGTGATTGGTTGCTCGGCATCCGCAATGAGGATTTCGATTTTGCTACCGATGCGATGCCCGAAGAAGTCATGGATACTTTCCACAAGGTCATTCCCACCGGAATCAAACACGGGACGGTTACGGTCCTGTTCAGAAAACAACAGTACGAAGTCACTACGTTTCGGGTCGATGGTGACTATTCGGACGGCAGACATCCTGATTCCGTAGCCTTCGTCCGCAATCTTGAGCAGGATCTGGCCCGTCGTGATTTCACCATCAATGCACTGGCTGTCAATGCGTACACAGGAGTGCTCACTGATCTCCATGACGGTATCGGTGATTTGAAAAGGAAAGTCATCAGAGCTATTGGCGACCCGGAGGCACGGTTGAGCGAGGACGCTTTGCGTATTGTCCGCGCATGCAGGTTCGCCGGAAAGCTAGGCTTCGCCATTGAAGACAAGACTTTCACTGCCATGAAGAAACTCTCACCTGGACTGGAGGCTGTCAGTGGGGAACGCATCCATGAGGAACTGTCACGCATGCTGCTCGGCGCACGGCCTTCGGCCTGTCTGCGGTTGCTACAGGAGTGTGATGCCTTGAAGATATTCATGCCTGAGCTTGATGCATGTGTCGGAATTGAGCAAGGTGGATACCATATCCACGATGTATTCACACATTCCCTGCTTGCCTGTGACGCCGCAGCCAAGAACGGAGCCTCCTTGAACGTCCGTTATGCCGCTCTCTTTCATGACATTGGCAAGCCGGAAACACGCGGAGGCACTATTGCGGGAGGTCATACGTTCTACAAGCATGAATTCGTATCTGAACGTTTGACAGCCATGGTATGCGAGAGACTGAAATTTTCCCGCGCCGATACGGAACGCATCCTTCTGCTGGTTCGTTCCCACATGCTCCATTATACGGAAGACTGGACGGATGCCGCGGTACGGCGGTTCATCAGACGGATAGGAGTAGATGCGCTTGATGAGCTTTTTGCCCTCCACATGGCTGACCAGGAAGCCATTGCGGGAAAATCTTCAATGCTGACCCTCGGCAGGCTCCCAGACCGTATCAGAGAGCAGCTTCATGCGGGGACAGCTCTTTCCGTGAAGGACTTGACCGTAGATGGCAAAGTGCTAATGGCGGCTGGCATACCTGCGGGCAGACACATGGGAACCATCTTTCAGGACTTGCTGGAACTGGTGACGGATTCACCGGAAAAGAACACGCCGGAAATCCTGATTGCCGAAGCGCAGATGAGATATCGAAAAATAAAGGAACAGTCCTCTACTCTCTCAGGAACGTGA
- the ileS gene encoding isoleucine--tRNA ligase, giving the protein MFRAVNPKVDFPALEENILKFWEDEKIFEKSVDCRPEDNSFVFYDGPPFATGLPHFGHFVPGTIKDAIPRFKTMKGYRVERGFGWDCHGLPVEYEMQKTLDLAGYSDINAYGVGAFNEKCRSIVLRYTAEWQKAVTRMGRWVKFEGGYRTMDCDYMESVWWIFKTLYEKGLIYEGYNILPFSPGLSSPLSNFEVNLGGYRDVTDPAITVKFAIDGQKDTYFLAWTTTPWTLPSNLALALGADIDYVKVKDKASDECYILGKARLGAYYKDGEGYEILTQYKGRDLSGMRYEPLFPYFADLKEKGAFVTVLGDYVTIEEGCGIVHTAPGFGVDDYEVLKDTGIPVVCPIDLECKFTDEVTDWKGVFVKDADKGIIAWLKERGKLVKRENYLHSYPFCYRTHGPLIYRAMNCWFVNVTKIKETVLACNEQITWIPEHIKHGRFGKWLEGAHDWAISRNRFWGNPIPVWKCDGSDYLEVIGSKEELEKKSGRKLDDLHRHFIDDLTWPSPDGMGTMRRVPDILDCWFESGSMPVGELHYPFENKEYFETHFPADFINEGLDQTRGWFYTLTIIAAALFEKPAFLNCIVNGIILAADGKKMSKSEHNYTDPMEIVKQYGADALRFSLMNSNVTHADDLKFSEDSVKEVIKMLLLPLWNAYSFFITYANIDGYKPSATAYEDLENPLDRWIESSLQKLVKDSTDAYEAYDVQKAASALVSFIDGLNNWYIRRSRRRFWRSENDNDKKQAYDTLYHVLLTFIKVGAPLIPFITEDIYGNLRSNGMPESVHLCDYPCYEEEKRDFELEQRMDLTQKAISMGRALRSAVNIKIRQPLNMLYLVDRDVQEQTILREMEDIIAEELNVKSVHIQSVEEGLVTYSAKANFKILGKKLGKDMKEVSALIENLEGSVISRLLDGGKADISYSGGLLTISGDDVIVRREEKDNVRVLNDGSLTVGFDTEITEELLLEGIARDVIRSVQNLRKESGLEVSDRIELTIMGPDEVKRAVTAFKDRISAETLSGNIMVVDKLDGGAEVECGEHSVWLKVRKA; this is encoded by the coding sequence ATGTTTCGAGCCGTGAATCCGAAAGTCGATTTTCCCGCTTTGGAAGAAAATATCCTGAAGTTCTGGGAAGACGAAAAAATCTTTGAGAAATCTGTGGACTGCCGTCCGGAGGATAATTCCTTCGTGTTCTATGATGGCCCTCCATTCGCCACTGGCCTGCCGCATTTCGGGCATTTTGTGCCAGGGACTATCAAAGATGCGATTCCACGCTTCAAGACGATGAAAGGCTACCGTGTCGAGCGAGGTTTCGGCTGGGACTGCCATGGTCTTCCGGTTGAATATGAGATGCAGAAGACTCTGGATCTTGCAGGCTATTCCGATATAAACGCATATGGAGTGGGGGCTTTCAACGAGAAGTGCCGTTCCATTGTGCTCCGCTATACAGCCGAATGGCAAAAAGCTGTCACACGGATGGGTCGCTGGGTCAAGTTCGAGGGCGGCTACCGCACCATGGACTGTGATTACATGGAGTCCGTGTGGTGGATTTTCAAGACACTGTATGAAAAGGGACTCATTTACGAGGGCTATAACATTCTTCCGTTCAGTCCAGGTCTTTCTTCCCCGCTGTCTAATTTTGAAGTGAACTTGGGCGGCTATCGGGACGTGACCGATCCGGCGATAACAGTGAAATTCGCCATAGATGGTCAGAAGGATACCTATTTCCTTGCATGGACGACGACACCGTGGACCCTGCCCAGCAACCTCGCCCTTGCCTTGGGCGCAGACATTGACTATGTGAAGGTCAAGGACAAGGCAAGCGATGAATGTTACATCTTGGGAAAAGCAAGGCTTGGCGCTTATTATAAGGATGGAGAAGGCTATGAAATCCTTACGCAGTACAAAGGCAGGGATTTGTCCGGTATGCGGTATGAGCCTCTGTTCCCGTATTTTGCTGATTTGAAAGAGAAGGGAGCCTTCGTTACTGTCCTCGGAGACTACGTTACCATTGAGGAAGGATGCGGCATTGTTCATACCGCGCCAGGCTTTGGCGTTGATGACTATGAAGTGCTCAAGGATACCGGCATTCCTGTCGTCTGTCCCATCGACTTGGAATGCAAGTTCACTGACGAAGTCACGGACTGGAAGGGTGTGTTCGTCAAGGATGCCGATAAAGGAATCATAGCTTGGCTCAAGGAGCGTGGGAAGCTGGTCAAACGGGAAAATTATCTCCATAGTTATCCTTTCTGCTACCGCACACACGGTCCGTTGATTTATCGCGCCATGAACTGCTGGTTCGTCAATGTCACGAAAATCAAGGAGACAGTTCTGGCATGTAATGAGCAGATTACGTGGATACCGGAGCATATCAAGCATGGTCGTTTCGGGAAATGGCTGGAAGGTGCCCATGACTGGGCAATCAGCCGTAACCGCTTTTGGGGCAATCCGATTCCGGTCTGGAAATGTGACGGAAGTGATTATCTTGAAGTAATCGGCAGCAAGGAAGAACTGGAGAAAAAATCCGGACGGAAGCTGGATGACCTGCACCGTCATTTCATTGACGACCTCACGTGGCCGTCACCTGATGGAATGGGAACCATGCGGCGGGTTCCGGATATCCTTGACTGTTGGTTTGAATCAGGCTCCATGCCTGTCGGAGAGCTTCACTATCCCTTTGAGAATAAAGAATACTTCGAGACGCATTTTCCCGCTGACTTCATCAACGAAGGTCTCGACCAGACGCGTGGCTGGTTCTATACATTGACCATCATCGCTGCCGCACTGTTTGAAAAACCTGCGTTCCTCAACTGCATTGTCAATGGCATCATCCTGGCGGCGGACGGCAAGAAGATGAGCAAGAGCGAACATAACTACACCGACCCCATGGAGATTGTCAAACAGTATGGTGCGGACGCATTGCGTTTTTCTTTGATGAACAGCAATGTCACCCATGCCGACGACCTGAAGTTTTCCGAGGACTCGGTCAAGGAAGTAATCAAGATGTTGCTTCTTCCTTTGTGGAACGCCTATTCATTCTTTATCACGTATGCGAACATAGATGGCTATAAGCCTTCTGCGACCGCATATGAAGATTTGGAGAATCCTCTGGACAGATGGATTGAGTCGTCTCTCCAAAAACTGGTGAAAGACAGCACAGATGCCTATGAAGCCTATGATGTGCAGAAAGCCGCTTCGGCGCTTGTGAGCTTCATTGATGGACTGAACAACTGGTACATTCGCCGTTCTCGTCGTCGTTTCTGGCGCAGTGAGAATGACAATGATAAAAAACAGGCATACGATACCCTTTACCACGTACTACTGACTTTCATAAAGGTCGGTGCGCCTCTGATTCCCTTCATCACGGAAGATATCTACGGCAACCTACGTTCCAATGGCATGCCGGAAAGCGTCCATCTTTGCGACTATCCTTGCTATGAGGAAGAAAAGCGTGATTTTGAACTTGAGCAAAGGATGGATTTGACACAGAAAGCCATTTCCATGGGGCGTGCCCTGCGCAGCGCGGTGAACATCAAGATTCGCCAGCCGTTGAACATGCTCTATCTGGTTGACCGTGACGTGCAGGAGCAGACGATTCTGCGTGAGATGGAGGACATCATCGCCGAAGAACTTAACGTCAAGTCCGTCCACATTCAGAGTGTCGAGGAAGGACTGGTCACCTACAGTGCCAAGGCAAACTTCAAGATTCTCGGCAAGAAGCTGGGCAAGGACATGAAGGAAGTCTCCGCTTTGATTGAAAACCTGGAGGGTAGTGTGATTTCCCGTCTCCTTGACGGCGGAAAAGCAGACATATCCTACAGCGGTGGTTTGCTGACGATTTCCGGAGATGATGTCATTGTCCGCCGGGAAGAGAAAGACAATGTAAGGGTTCTCAATGATGGAAGCCTGACCGTTGGCTTTGATACGGAGATTACTGAAGAACTGCTTCTTGAAGGCATTGCGCGGGATGTGATACGTTCCGTGCAGAACCTGCGTAAGGAAAGTGGTCTTGAGGTCTCCGACCGTATCGAACTGACCATCATGGGACCGGATGAAGTGAAACGTGCCGTCACAGCTTTCAAGGATCGTATCTCCGCAGAGACTCTCTCCGGGAATATCATGGTCGTCGATAAGCTGGACGGAGGCGCTGAAGTGGAATGCGGTGAACATTCGGTATGGCTTAAAGTAAGGAAGGCCTGA
- the thiI gene encoding tRNA uracil 4-sulfurtransferase ThiI — protein METKLYLIRLGEISLKGQNRKVFEGRLKNNIKDCLRPWENRIAKEKGRLYLHVDAACPDELIVSILSRTFGIVGFAPALRVEKDMESLTSATDTLLALPPFDTGKGTFKIEARRSDKSFPLNSHELSCTLGGYILDRKPEMKVNVKKPDMVLNCEVRDKIYLYASDSPGQGGLPVGTAGKGMLLLSGGIDSPVAGYMMASRGLALESVYFHAYPYTSDEALEKVKTLASLIAPYTHGMHLHVVPFTKAQLWMRQHSNVEEQTLMLRASMMKVAQALSLMRGAQALVTGEALGQVASQTLESMSFTDSMTDMLVLRPLVGMEKQAIIHLARTIGTYETSILPYEDCCVIFSPKHPLVKPDRNIEREHFEKMGIETLLEEAVEKTVTYHFGYDGTEYVPGEGTSDHA, from the coding sequence ATGGAAACAAAGCTCTACTTAATCCGGTTGGGAGAAATTTCCCTGAAAGGACAGAACAGAAAAGTATTTGAAGGTCGCCTGAAAAACAATATCAAGGATTGCCTGCGTCCTTGGGAAAACCGCATTGCCAAGGAAAAAGGACGCCTCTATCTTCATGTGGATGCCGCCTGTCCCGATGAGTTAATCGTCTCAATCCTTTCAAGGACATTTGGAATCGTCGGTTTCGCGCCTGCTCTCCGTGTGGAAAAGGATATGGAATCCCTCACCTCAGCGACTGATACGCTCCTTGCACTTCCGCCTTTCGATACAGGAAAAGGCACATTCAAGATAGAAGCGCGAAGAAGTGATAAAAGTTTTCCATTGAACAGTCATGAGCTTTCCTGCACGCTGGGAGGATACATCCTGGACAGGAAACCGGAGATGAAAGTCAATGTAAAGAAGCCTGACATGGTTCTGAATTGCGAAGTAAGGGACAAGATATACCTGTATGCGAGCGATTCTCCAGGTCAGGGGGGACTGCCTGTCGGAACCGCTGGCAAGGGCATGCTCCTGTTGTCGGGCGGCATTGACAGCCCTGTGGCCGGTTACATGATGGCCAGTCGTGGCCTGGCGTTGGAAAGCGTCTATTTCCATGCCTACCCCTATACATCAGATGAAGCCTTGGAAAAGGTGAAGACACTTGCCTCCCTCATCGCCCCCTATACCCATGGCATGCATCTCCATGTCGTTCCCTTCACCAAAGCACAGCTGTGGATGCGTCAGCATAGCAACGTGGAAGAACAGACTCTGATGCTCCGTGCAAGCATGATGAAGGTTGCGCAAGCACTCTCCCTCATGCGGGGAGCCCAAGCCCTTGTCACAGGAGAAGCCTTGGGACAGGTCGCCAGCCAGACGCTTGAGAGCATGTCTTTCACGGACTCCATGACTGACATGCTTGTTCTCCGTCCCCTCGTCGGCATGGAAAAACAAGCAATCATCCACCTTGCCCGTACCATTGGAACGTATGAAACCAGCATTCTCCCTTATGAAGATTGCTGCGTCATCTTCAGCCCGAAGCATCCGCTCGTCAAGCCTGACAGGAATATCGAACGGGAGCATTTTGAAAAAATGGGAATTGAGACCCTTCTTGAGGAAGCCGTAGAAAAAACCGTCACGTACCACTTTGGATATGATGGAACGGAATACGTACCCGGTGAAGGGACATCCGACCATGCCTAG
- a CDS encoding cysteine desulfurase family protein: MSGQHGKHIYLLSRLHILTILRIIVAMTYPGYFDWAATSPMSESALEVYSRTARMFFGNPSSVHADGMQAKKMLAQFRASCARVLDVPPSTLYFTSGGTESNSIILGSLLWNKTPGKILIPWFEHPSVGRWEAILSEKGWDVIRLPAHGGYMAPEQLLHHIDADTRMVTCMLVNNIIGTVQDVAGIVRVVRDAEKKFGRKIHVHCDCVQAVGKTVFSLEQLGVDSATFSAHKFTGPRGIGLLYCSSPSVRALSRGGNQENGLRPGTENLPGIAAMTAALQETTDNLQMKIDKGAALRRDMEKILTEQAPRIIHISPSIDSTSPVTPFIMEISVSGIPSEVFTRRLSQEGFAVSAGSACSNNAKQESGVLEHMGMAAHDIDSPVRISFGHATEATDARKLAQTIAHLYASEASLLGYARKK, translated from the coding sequence ATGTCAGGACAACACGGCAAGCATATCTATCTTTTGAGTCGCTTGCACATCCTTACGATTTTACGCATTATAGTGGCTATGACTTATCCCGGTTACTTTGACTGGGCGGCTACCAGTCCAATGTCTGAGTCCGCCTTGGAAGTATATTCCCGAACAGCACGTATGTTCTTCGGCAATCCTTCATCAGTCCATGCTGACGGCATGCAGGCTAAAAAAATGCTCGCCCAGTTCCGTGCCTCATGCGCACGGGTTCTGGATGTCCCTCCCTCAACCTTGTATTTCACTTCCGGAGGAACGGAAAGCAACAGCATCATCCTGGGTTCCTTGTTGTGGAACAAGACACCGGGGAAAATCCTCATCCCTTGGTTCGAGCATCCATCCGTCGGACGTTGGGAAGCGATTTTGAGTGAGAAAGGATGGGACGTCATCCGCCTTCCCGCTCATGGCGGCTACATGGCGCCGGAACAGCTCCTTCACCACATTGATGCTGATACTCGCATGGTCACATGCATGCTGGTCAACAACATTATAGGGACAGTACAGGATGTCGCGGGAATTGTGCGCGTCGTCCGGGACGCGGAAAAAAAGTTCGGACGCAAGATTCATGTACACTGCGACTGCGTACAGGCTGTCGGCAAGACGGTGTTCTCCCTGGAACAACTTGGCGTCGATTCCGCCACTTTCAGCGCCCACAAGTTCACCGGGCCGCGTGGTATCGGCCTGCTCTACTGCTCATCCCCCTCCGTCAGGGCATTGTCACGGGGTGGGAACCAGGAAAACGGCCTGCGTCCGGGGACGGAGAACCTGCCAGGCATCGCAGCCATGACCGCGGCCTTGCAGGAAACTACGGACAATCTCCAGATGAAAATTGACAAAGGCGCTGCTCTACGCCGTGACATGGAAAAAATCCTGACGGAACAAGCACCAAGGATTATTCACATCTCACCTTCCATAGACAGCACTTCCCCCGTGACACCTTTCATCATGGAAATTTCCGTATCCGGCATACCGTCCGAGGTGTTCACCCGTCGCCTCTCACAGGAAGGTTTCGCCGTCTCCGCCGGTTCGGCCTGTTCAAACAATGCCAAGCAGGAAAGCGGTGTCCTTGAACATATGGGCATGGCAGCACATGACATCGACTCTCCTGTACGTATTTCTTTTGGGCACGCTACAGAAGCCACCGACGCGCGGAAACTAGCCCAAACCATCGCGCACCTCTATGCATCAGAAGCCTCACTCTTGGGCTACGCAAGGAAAAAATGA
- a CDS encoding 3-dehydroquinate synthase → MEERISVVLASGRKSSVYIASNTSELSARLSSYGANVLWVMDEHTSQLLRPLPPIHVILEAGEPSKNWRNVEIILRTAVQEGLARDAAFVGIGGGVLCDMTAFAASLFMRGCSLVLVPTTLLCMTDAALGGKTAIDYMGGKNLVGTFYPARDILIFPELLKSLPEGEYVNGLAEMLKHALLTEDESLYRTFLTKKKNILDRDPVLLRTLIGLSLDVKAAYISRDPEEKNGIRQALNLGHTFGHALESLGGFRSWSHGAAVAWGIGRALEAGTMLGLTEPRFAAGAQKLLAMYGYDMDYRIGRGEWMQFRQNILRDKKKEDGHVHFILLEKQGIPIRRMVDEQMIQALVISPPLKK, encoded by the coding sequence ATGGAAGAAAGAATATCGGTTGTCCTTGCCTCTGGCAGGAAATCATCGGTTTATATTGCCTCGAACACTTCCGAGCTTTCCGCCAGGCTCAGCAGTTATGGAGCCAATGTCCTGTGGGTGATGGACGAACATACATCCCAGCTCTTGCGTCCCTTGCCGCCGATTCATGTGATTTTGGAGGCCGGGGAGCCTTCAAAAAACTGGCGGAACGTGGAAATCATTCTTCGTACCGCCGTCCAGGAAGGCTTGGCGCGGGATGCTGCCTTCGTCGGCATCGGCGGGGGAGTGCTGTGTGACATGACGGCTTTCGCGGCATCTCTTTTCATGCGTGGTTGTTCACTTGTCCTTGTACCCACGACACTCCTGTGCATGACCGATGCGGCTTTGGGTGGCAAGACGGCTATTGATTACATGGGAGGAAAGAACCTGGTCGGTACATTCTATCCTGCCCGTGACATCCTTATTTTTCCTGAATTACTCAAGAGTCTGCCGGAAGGGGAATACGTCAATGGGCTTGCCGAAATGCTCAAGCATGCCCTGTTAACTGAAGATGAAAGTCTTTATCGCACATTCCTCACCAAGAAAAAGAATATCCTTGACCGTGATCCTGTCTTGCTCCGTACCCTGATAGGACTTTCCCTCGATGTCAAGGCGGCATACATTTCCCGTGACCCTGAGGAGAAAAACGGCATCCGTCAGGCTCTGAACCTTGGGCATACCTTTGGACATGCCTTGGAATCTCTCGGAGGCTTCCGTTCTTGGAGTCATGGCGCGGCGGTGGCGTGGGGAATAGGACGCGCGCTTGAGGCGGGAACGATGCTTGGGCTTACTGAACCGCGTTTTGCAGCCGGAGCCCAGAAACTGCTGGCCATGTACGGATACGATATGGATTACCGCATCGGCAGGGGAGAATGGATGCAGTTCCGTCAGAACATCCTCAGGGATAAGAAGAAGGAGGACGGACACGTGCATTTCATCTTGCTTGAGAAGCAAGGAATCCCGATTCGCAGGATGGTGGACGAACAGATGATACAGGCTCTGGTAATCAGCCCGCCCTTGAAGAAATAG